The Rissa tridactyla isolate bRisTri1 chromosome 1, bRisTri1.patW.cur.20221130, whole genome shotgun sequence DNA segment ACCTTGCAGAGCTTTGCCCTGCTTCATGGCCAGGTCCAGTAGTCGCTCTTTCTCCTCATTCACTCTCTCCAGCTTGGCCTGCAGCTCGCTGTCCTGAGCCCGCCGCCGACTCGCTGCGTGCTCTCGCTGTGCGACAGTGTGTTGGTGCTTCTCCTGCAGGTGTTGCAGCTGGTTTTTTAGTGGTTTGACTTCCCAGGCGTAGGCACTCGCTTGCTGGCTCTGAGcttccagcagctccttttctcgctcctgtgctctgcagctcATGGAAGCACATTTCTCCTGTAGGGAGTCTAACTGCTGCGAGAGCTTTCTGGCCGGGGCACGGAGCTGGAGCACTTCAGCTTCCTTGTCCCACACAGTCTGGCTGAAGAGCACTTTGTTCTCCTGCTGCAGGCGCTTGTTCTCCTCCAACAGCTGCATATGCCATTTCCTGAGTTCCTTCTTGGACTGGATCTGTTTTCCATGGTCGTTGGCCAGATCCATGAAGCGTTCCTCCAACCGCTCAATCAGTTGGGTCTGGGTTTTCTCTTTCAGAGCATCTTCTGTTCTCAGTTTCTCCAGGTCCACGTTGAGCTGCTCCAGGTCTCGGCAGCGTTTGCGCACACggtctgtttttttcttcagtctacAGATAAGCTGGTGCTGCCGTTCTAGGCGTGAATGCAGCGGAGCCTTCTCACTCTTCCCCTCTCCGGGGCTCTCGCAGAGTTCCTTCAGGC contains these protein-coding regions:
- the LOC128903017 gene encoding LOW QUALITY PROTEIN: coiled-coil domain-containing protein 89-like (The sequence of the model RefSeq protein was modified relative to this genomic sequence to represent the inferred CDS: inserted 2 bases in 2 codons; substituted 1 base at 1 genomic stop codon); amino-acid sequence: MAQDERRAGMANSTSDPETDEDMEDLTEGLKELCESPGEGKSEKAPLHSRLERQHQLICRLKKKTDRVRKRCRDLEQLNVDLEKLRTEDALKEKTQTQLIERLEERFMDLANDHGKQIQSKKELRKWHMQLLEENKRLQQENKVLFSQTVWDKEAEVLQLRAPARKLSQQLDSLQEKCASMSCRAQEREKELLEAQSQQASAYAWEVKPLKNQLQHLQEKHQHTVAQREHAASRRRAQDSELQAKLERVNEEKERLLDLAMKQGKALQGVQREMEQLGKKLEMXQETRPRAGKHLAKEAAAVENDLKVQELQRQLKSSEQAYDKLXLQFDAYRKHSTEXTKEKELNVKLRHLSM